A region from the Buteo buteo chromosome 19, bButBut1.hap1.1, whole genome shotgun sequence genome encodes:
- the SUN2 gene encoding SUN domain-containing protein 2 — protein sequence MSRRSQRLVTSRYYPGDDDATTGGSGSLLGGQQLPFKESTSRTIRRKSSSTKRLSPAPSTQTSYYSESMMSESYLGGSRGLAALGSSVLDDALDSSTYWGGELSTRRRRGTGDTESSKINGLLESKTYDTYASSSGYSSEDDYAGHFYSGQSSSGSGLRTAASRVGSFLWQVLTSPVRFVGWLFSGLAAAWRRLTGAGPRSGGIPLSRRYPWLKRSLLLLLLLLLLAAAAYGAWYFYPYGLSTLNLPSFPWWGAGKLSSSDVPGAGDLTALDQGLRGEHRLLARFQALEKRFEALEAEVSRWELRRGAAAVTAEGEPPPGDVLALLEGLVNRRDAGLKERLRTDVTSHLQGELDAFRAQVQRDLDGRLGKMAQASQEMEARLLELNSEWQSSAQEGLRGSFQQEVAKLEQEVAALRRELAGLKSDQEVMGKHMEGMLEQLKAVRADVEAQFPAWVSRFLSQSRQDGAAGLILHREDLQAELQALERKILAKVLEDRRLSARDAQAGIGVALRQGGTAGVTEEQVHLIVGQALKRYSEDRVGMVDYALESAGASVINTRCSETYETRTALLSLFGIPLWYHSQSPRVILQPDVNPGNCWAFRGSQGFAIIRLSSVIRPTAVTLEHIPKALSPQGTIPSAPKDFAVYGLKEEREEEGFLLGQFTYNHDGDPIQTFYLEGDAVGTYQLVELRVLSNWGHPEYTCIYRFRVHGEPAH from the exons ATGTCCCGCCGCAGCCAGCGCCTCGTCACCTCCCGCTACTACCCCGGGGACGACGATGCCACGACGGGTGGCAGCGGGTCCCTGCTGGGGGGGCAGCAGCTCCCCTTCAAGGAGAGCACCAGCAG GACGATCAGGAGGAAATCGAGCAGCACGAAGCGCCTGTctcctgcccccagcacccaaaccTCCTACTACAGCGAGTCCATGATGAGCGAGTCCTACCTGGGGGGCAGCCGGGGCCTCGCCGCCCTGGGCAGCTCCGTACTGGACGATGCCCTGGACAGCAGCACGTACTGGG GTGGGGAGCTCTCCACCAGGAGGAGAAGAGGCACGGGGGACACCGAGTCCAGTAAAATCAACGGGCTGCTGGAGAGCAAGACGTACGACACCTACGCCTCGTCGTCTGGGTACTCGTCGGAAGACGACTACGCTG GTCACTTTTACTCCGGCCAGAGCAGCTCCGGGTCGGGGCTGAGGACCGCAGCCTCCCGGGTGGGCTCCTTCCTCTGGCAGGTCCTCACCTCCCCGG TTCGGTTCGTGGGATGGCTGTTCTCcgggctggcagctgcctggcgCCGCCTCACCGGCGCGGGTCCCCGCTCGGGCGGCATCCCCCTCTCCAG GCGCTACCCGTGGCTGAAGaggtccctgctgctgctgctgctcctcctgctcctcgctgctgctgcctaCG GAGCTTGGTACTTCTACCCGTACGGGCTGTCGACACTCAACCTCCCGTCATTCCCATGGTGGGGAGCCGGAAAACTTTCCTCCTCCGACgtgcctggggcaggggacctgACCGCGCTGGACCAG gggctgcggggggagcACCGGCTCCTGGCTCGCTTCCAGGCCTTGGAGAAACGCTTCGAGGCGCTGGAGGCCGAGGTATCGCGGTGGGAGCTGCGGCGAGGGGCGGCAGCGGTGACGGCGGAGGGAGAGCCGCCCCCGGGGGACGTCCTGgcgctgctggaggggctggtGAACCGCCGGGACGCGGGGCTGAAGGAGCGTCTCCGCACCGATGTGACCAGCCATCTCCAG GGCGAGCTGGATGCCTTCCGAGCCCAGGTGCAGAGGGATTTAGATGGGCGCCTGGGGAAGATGGCACAAGCCTCTCAG GAGATGGAGGCACGCTTGCTGGAGCTGAACTCGGAGTGGCAGAG CTCCGCGCAGGAGGGCCTGCGAGGGAGCTTCCAGCAAGAGGTGGccaagctggagcaggaggtggCAGCGCTGAGGAGGGAGCTGGCGGGTCTCAAGTCGGACCAGGAGGTGATGGGGAAGCACATGGAGGGGATGCTGGAGCAGCTGAAGGCTGTGCGGGCTGAT GTGGAAGCGCAGTTCCCGGCGTGGGTCAGTCGGTTCCTGTCGCAGTCCCGGCAGGACGGTGCCGCTGGCCTCATCCTCCACCGGGAAGATTTGCAAGCAGAGCTCCAGGCCTTGGAGCGCAAGATCCTGGCCAAAGTCTTGGAGGACCGGAGGCTGTCGGCACGGGACGCTCAAGCCGGTATCGGAGTGGCCCTGCGGCAAGGGGGGACCGCGGGGGTGACGGAGGAG CAAGTGCATCTCATCGTGGGCCAGGCCCTGAAGCGCTACAGCGAGGACCGCGTGGGGATGGTTGACTACGCTCTGGAGTCGGCGG GGGCCAGCGTCATCAACACCCGCTGCTCGGAGACCTACGAGACACGGACGGCGCTGCTGAGCTTGTTCGGCATCCCCCTGTGGTACCACTCGCAGTCCCCCCGTGTCATCCTGCAG CCAGATGTCAACCCCGGGAACTGCTGGGCGTTTCGTGGGTCCCAGGGCTTTGCCATCATCCGCCTCTCCAGCGTTATCCGCCCCACGGCCGTGACGCTGGAGCACATCCCAAAAGCCCTCTCGCCCCAGGGGACCATCCCCAGTGCCCCCAAGGACTTCGCTGTCTAT GGCttgaaggaggagagagaggaggagggctTTCTCCTTGGGCAGTTCACCTACAACCACGACGGTGACCCCATCCAAACGTTTTACTTGGAG GGTGATGCTGTGGGCACGTACCAGCTGGTGGAGCTCCGGGTGCTGAGCAATTGGGGCCACCCCGAATATACCTGCATCTACCGCTTCCGCGTGCACGGGGAGCCGGCGCACTGA